Proteins from a genomic interval of Osmia bicornis bicornis chromosome 13, iOsmBic2.1, whole genome shotgun sequence:
- the LOC114875053 gene encoding uncharacterized protein LOC114875053: MMAEKCKECGCKCVNCNQNDQQHGDMHLHVEIENLRQRLLERDNHIVTMETQFLNEADKFPNGELASLKEELVIWQEKYSRLHEAHKRVQKVNQSLEDKLLRIVDKCETEKSAFTKDIATLSHRLADANYTIHRLTQDNEKYRHDVNLAIQLLQCKPSNFVGQKYDSLPSEVQAKVKTYIAQKKRSNDATPPDVKSITVPISTFPPTAMVYNVTKSAGDKHSDDDADESKPPVDIVSAAIMAKVLEDREKERIFGKHCDTCTCHRSILMVDAETQTSVQGVFPCNECAMKYAQNVEKHGDNLKNIDKNGQNKECQNSMVHAVYHEVNENVNSKVQYQNNCTKNSNCQHLCTKDKFVSKNGKVVDNLKDATRLSLNTKVNLNKKNSMRRNDAQIVFQNQNENTIKQAISQKINDTCSNSKLNSDKGKQIRANKKCDLQADSKFNLNSWSKLEKKPSNHSHTVPENPKTYFDGKEQSHIDIINDRLWKNEWTKLKSQTKKDGKNGEKFNSDIEIDVINDRVWKNDRPKEETNRPPQLTLIEVKNVDSVTTQNDSGQIEVATSPSFSSDSMVISTSDPSSSSSDVVRSTRLHNIGNAKPNSQNRTTGPRNCLVRVTPGSKNILLDNAGHYKTVLYTSGSNKPNTALVHSKKLSRSGSERSVSTSSEESTPILLHDNNQLQRVAEWVQSSVHMDNSVPSYTKLKPNENIMDKSPSLLYLNEPKTKSIPLGDNQQLYENSSMNKCANAEVKVEGFKERDSNKDVNNFSLNVNNTVLDKDKDLITFDVPIEEEKVLPKTLKKGDATDFDYEVKITKEMEETYLKLAASLDPVALSLSNTDNADLTIEKYRKDHKRLQRSQDKVGSKV; the protein is encoded by the exons CAGCAACATGGAGACATGCATTTGCATGTAGAGATAGAAAACTTAAGACAACGTTTATTGGAAAGGGATAATCACATAGTAACAATGGAGACACAGTTTCTGAACGAGGCTGATAAATTTCCAAATGGAGAATTAGCTTCCTTGAAGGAAGAACTTGTAATATGGCAAGAGAAATATTCAAGATTACACGAGGCTCATAAACGTGTTCAAAAAGTAAATCAAAGTCTCGAGGATAAATTATTAAGGATTGTAGATAAATGTGAAACAGAAAAAAGTGCATTTACCAAGGATATTGCAACCTTGTCTCATAGATTAGCCGATGCAAATTATACTATACATCGTTTAACCCAAGATAAT GAAAAGTACAGACATGATGTGAATTTAGCAATACAGCTTCTCCAGTGTAAACCTTCCAATTTTGTTGGTCAAAAATATGACTCT TTACCATCTGAAGTACAAGCAAAAGTGAAGACATATATTGCACAAAAGAAACGTTCGAATGATGCTACACCGCCTGACGTGAAAAGTATTACAGTACCGATCTCAACATTTCCTCCAACAGCAATGGTATACAATGTAACTAAGTCAGCTGGTGATAAACATAGCGACGATGACGCAGATGAATCCAAACCACCGGTGGATATTGTCTCAGCTGCAATAATGGCCAAGGTTTTAGAAGATCGGGAAAAGGAACGAATATTTGGCAAACATTGTGATACTTGTACATGCCATAGAAGTATTTTAATGGTTGATGCTGAAACTCAAACTAGCGTACAAGGTGTATTTCCTTGCAACGAATGTGCAATGAAATATGCACAAAACGTGGAGAAACATGGGGATAATTTAAAGAATATTGACAAAAATGGTCAAAATAAAGAATGCCAAAATTCTATGGTACACGCGGTGTACCATGAGGTGAATGAAAATGTCAACAGTAAAGTACAATATCAGAACAATTGTACAAAGAATAGCAACTGTCAACACTTATGCACAAAAGATAAATTTGTAAGTAAGAACGGTAAAGTTGTAGACAATTTAAAGGACGCCACTCGTTTAAGTCTGAACACAaaagttaatttaaataaaaagaattcgaTGCGTCGGAACGATGCGCAAATTGtgtttcaaaatcaaaatgaaaacaCGATTAAACAGGCAATATCCCAAAAGATTAATGATACATGTAGCAATAGTAAACTAAACTCTGATAAAGGAAAACAAATTAGAGCGAATAAAAAATGCGATTTACAAGCTGACtctaaattcaatttaaattcttgGAGCAAATTGGAAAAGAAACCTTCGAATCACAGCCATACAGTTCCTGAAAATCCTAAAACTTACTTTGATGGAAAAGAACAAAGCCACATTGATATTATTAATGATAGATTATGGAAGAACGAATGGACGAAGCTGAAATCACAAACGAAAAAGGACGGTAAAAATGGGGAAAAGTTCAACAGTGATATAGAGATTGATGTAATTAATGATAGGGTTTGGAAGAATGACAGACcgaaagaagaaactaatCGGCCACCGCAGTTAACATTAATAGAAGTGAAAAATGTTGACAGCGTTACAACCCAGAATGATTCTGGACAAATTGAAGTGGCCACTAGTCCAAGTTTTAGTAGCGATAGTATGGTAATTTCAACTTCCGATCCATCTAGCAGTTCTAGCGACGTTGTTCGATCAACCCGTTTGCATAATATTGGTAACGCAAAACCGAATAGTCAGAACAGAACAACCGGTCCTAGAAACTGTCTGGTGAGAGTGACACCAGGATCGAAAAACATTCTTTTAGATAACGCTGGCCACTATAAAACTGTATTATACACTAGCGGAAGTAACAAACCAAATACTGCTTTAGTTCATTCGAAGAAATTATCTCGTTCTGGATCTGAAAGATCGGTCTCGACTAGTAGCGAGGAAAGTACACCGATATTGCTGCACGACAATAATCAGTTACAAAGAGTAGCCGAATGGGTTCAGTCGTCCGTTCACATGGATAACTCAGTACCAAGCTACACGAAATTAAAGCCTAATGAAAACATAATGGATAAAAGTCCTTCCCTATTGTATTTAAATGAACCTAAAACAAAATCTATACCGCTCGGTGATAATCAACAGTTATACGAGAATTCTTCAATGAATAAATGCGCAAACGCGGAGGTAAAAGTCGAAGGTTTCAAAGAGAGAGATTCAAATAAGgatgtaaataatttttcactgAATGTAAATAACACGGTCCTAGACAAAGATAAGGATTTAATAACCTTCGACGTACCGATTGAAGAGGAGAAAGTTTTACCTAAAACATTGAAGAAAGGGGACGCTACAGATTTTGATTACGAGGTAAAGATCACTAAAGAAATGGAGGAGACTTATCTAAAGCTTGCCGCAAGTTTAGATCCTGTCGCGTTAAGCTTATCGAACACCGATAATGCTGATCTAACGATTGAGAAATATAGGAAAGATCATAAAAGGCTTCAGAGGAGCCAGGATAAGGTGGGATCAAAGGTGTAA